A genome region from Streptomyces sp. S4.7 includes the following:
- a CDS encoding IS481 family transposase has translation MSHANAPLSLEGRRRLVERCKTRPIAHVAAEMGISRACASKWVNRWRSHGDAGLLDSSSSPHRSPNATPAWAIEQIETWRREHKWSAQRIADELADLGFTINRRTVTRHLTRLGLGRRKFIDPGGENNRKPGKITARWPGHMVHLDVKKVGRIPDGGGWRIHGRDSDQAKTVDRAKSAGAKRGYTYLHSAVDGFSRLSYTEPLPDEKGATAAAFLARAKVWFAAHGITHIHRVVTDNGACYRSGDFARIVGRSTRHQKTKPYTPRHNGKVERYQRILAEELLYAREFNSEDARSSAIAVWNIHYNYHRPHSGVGGRPPASRLRGGVTNVQPSYI, from the coding sequence ATGAGCCACGCCAACGCCCCGCTCAGTCTCGAGGGGCGCCGCCGGCTGGTCGAGCGATGCAAGACGCGTCCCATCGCCCACGTGGCCGCCGAGATGGGGATCTCACGTGCCTGCGCATCGAAGTGGGTCAACCGTTGGCGGAGTCACGGCGACGCCGGACTTCTCGACAGCTCATCGAGCCCCCACCGGAGCCCGAACGCCACACCAGCTTGGGCCATCGAGCAGATCGAGACTTGGCGACGCGAGCACAAGTGGTCCGCTCAGCGCATCGCCGATGAGCTCGCCGACCTCGGGTTCACGATCAACCGCCGCACCGTCACCCGGCACCTGACCAGGCTCGGACTGGGCAGGCGAAAGTTCATCGACCCCGGCGGCGAAAACAACCGCAAGCCTGGGAAGATCACCGCTCGCTGGCCCGGACACATGGTGCACCTTGACGTGAAGAAGGTCGGCAGGATCCCCGATGGCGGCGGTTGGCGCATTCACGGCCGCGACAGCGACCAGGCCAAGACCGTCGATCGAGCGAAGTCAGCTGGTGCGAAGCGCGGCTACACCTACTTGCACTCTGCCGTCGACGGATTCTCCCGGCTCTCCTACACCGAGCCCCTGCCCGACGAGAAGGGAGCCACCGCTGCAGCGTTCCTGGCACGAGCCAAGGTCTGGTTCGCCGCGCACGGCATCACGCACATCCACCGGGTCGTCACCGACAACGGGGCCTGCTACCGCTCCGGTGACTTCGCCCGGATCGTCGGCAGAAGCACGCGGCATCAGAAGACCAAGCCGTACACCCCGCGCCACAACGGCAAGGTTGAGCGCTACCAGCGAATCCTGGCCGAGGAACTGCTCTATGCCCGCGAGTTCAATAGCGAGGACGCCCGCTCTTCCGCGATCGCCGTCTGGAACATCCACTA
- a CDS encoding MarR family winged helix-turn-helix transcriptional regulator, with protein sequence MLVCEAVHALNLRATPATVNAIAQEVGIDQSGASRLIKSATAAGYLVMAASATDGRRREASLTSAGQMMLDQAHRWQEDVFAELTENWSDQKRRDFQQAMTDLIERSYAMDA encoded by the coding sequence GTGCTCGTCTGCGAAGCTGTCCATGCGCTCAATCTCCGCGCGACCCCGGCAACGGTGAACGCAATCGCGCAAGAGGTCGGGATCGACCAGAGCGGCGCGTCACGGTTGATCAAGAGCGCCACCGCAGCCGGGTATCTCGTCATGGCAGCGTCCGCGACCGACGGCCGACGACGCGAAGCATCACTCACCTCTGCGGGTCAGATGATGCTGGACCAGGCGCATCGTTGGCAGGAGGACGTGTTCGCGGAGCTGACCGAGAACTGGAGCGACCAGAAGCGCCGCGACTTCCAACAGGCGATGACCGACCTGATCGAGCGCTCCTACGCGATGGACGCATGA